TAGCGTCGATAAAAATTTTCTTATCAAGCTTGATATAGCCAAGCTCCATTGCAGTATATAGATTTCTCTCCATTGATCTACCGATGACACAGACTTTGCGGTTGTATTTTAGACCCCACTCGATTGCTTGATAGACGCGGTGGATGTTTGAACTAAATGTGCTCATAATGACGCGGCCCTTGGCCTTTGAGAATATCGCATCAAAGGTCTTGCCAACACTGCTTTCGCTTTTGGTAAATCCTTCACGGTAGCTGTTCGTGCTATCGCTCATTAGACATAATACGCCTCTTTCGCCGTAGTATGCAAGTCTACCAAGGTCAGTTGGATAGCCGTCGATCGGCGTATGGTCGATCTTAAAGTCGCCCGTGTGAATGATAGTGCCCGCCTTTGTCGTGATGGTTAGCGCGCTTGCGTCGATGATAGAGTGGGTGATATGTATCCACTCGACCTCAAAATCTCCTATCAGATACGGCTTGCGCTTTTCGACCGAGCGGAAAAGTGAGCGCTCCTGCTTTAAGCCGTGCTCTTCAAATTTATTGTTTATCATACCAAGTGGCAAAGGCGTGGCGTAAATCGGAAATTTAAACTCTTTGTAAAAATATGGTACTGCACCGATGTGATCCTCATGTGCGTGAGTAATGATGACACCTTTTATCTTATCTTTTATCTTGCGTACGTAGTCAAAGTCCGGGATGAGGATATCCACGCCGTGCATACTCTCGCTAGGAAAGCTCATACCGATATCAACGATGATAGCGCTGGTTTCAGTTTCAAAGACGGTCATGTTGCCGCCGATCTCACCAAGACCGCCAAGTGGAGTTATGCGAATTTTATGCTCGCTTGAGTTTAGATACTTCATCGGCTCCAGACGAAGCTCGTGAACAGCCTTATTTGCCACCATTGCACTTGCGATATCTTGCTGCCATTGCTCATTACCATTTAGTTTTGCAGGTAAATTTTTCTTTGGCTTTTTAGTCTTTTTTGGCTTTTCTTTTTGTTCTTGTGTTTTGGTTTTTGTTTCTTGTGATTCTTGTTTTTGCTCTTTTGGCTTATTGTTTTCGCCATTTTTGTTTTGATTTTTGTTATTTCTTGGCTTTTTTGGGCGAGAATTTTGGCTCTTTGGCTCGGCGTGCGTTTCAGTTTCAGCCTGCTCTGCTGCAAAGAAGTTATCTATCACGCTTTTGCTTGCTAGTGAGGTTTGCTCGGTAGTTTCGCCCTCTTGTTTTGGTTTGTTTTTTGGTCTAAATCTTCGTCTTTTGTTGTTTTTGCTTTGATTAGTTACAACTTTCTCTTCGTTTTTGTCGTTCATTATCTTCCTTTAATCTTTCAAATACTTTTAGATAAGAATCGACATCTAGCTCGTGTGGACGTAAATTTTGGTTTAAAGCTAGGCTTTCAAAAATTTCTTCTAACGCATTTTTGTCAAAATTTGTGGATAAATTTTTCAAAAGCGTCTTTCTTGGCGAAGCAAATGCAGCTCTTAAAAATGCTTTAAAAGCCTCGTATTGTCTTGCATCTTTGAAAATCCCGTCTTTGCCAAAAATCTTTTTTGTTTTTTGTAGTTTGATGACTGAAGATGTGACCTTTGGGGGTGGATTAAAAAGCTTTGCATCCACGTCAAACAAGAGCTCACACCTGCCTTGGAGTGAAGCGAGGATCGATAAAGAGCTAAATTCTTTATCCTTGCTCTTTGCACTAAATTTAAGAGCAACCTCTTTTTGTATCATCACGATAAGCCCAAGGCATTTTTCGTCATCTACTGCATTTAGTATCATCTTCGTCGCAACGTAATAGGGCAAATTTGCGACCAAAAAGTAGTTTTCGCTACTTAGTCCGCCCTCTTGTTGCCACTGCTCTAATGCATCTTTACAAAAAAGTTTTAATTGTCCATTTTGGATCTCATTTGCAAATTTGGCCTTTAAAATTTGAAACAGCTCACAATCTATCTCGAAACAGGTCGTTTTGTAAATTTGCAAAAGTCTAAATGTCAAATCACCTAAGCCAGGCCCAATCTCAACGACGTTTGCTACGTCATTGGGTATCGCTTGGATGATCTTATCTAGTGTCGCTTTGTCCTGTAAAAAATTCTGTCCAAAGTGCTTTTTTGCCTTTATCATAGCCGCGATATTAGCCAAAAATTACTTATACAATGATTACAAGTTTAGTTTAATCATATATAAAATGGATTATAATCACTAAACAATAACGAAATAGGGCATAAATTTGAGCAAGGCAAATACCTTAAAATACTTTTTATTATCACAATTTTTAGAGCCAAAAACCTTAGATGAGCCAAAAAAGACAAATACCAAATTTAAAAAATCAATAGACCTTGACATCGCAAATTTCGATGAGAAATTTATGCAAATTTTAAGAGCATTTGATAGCTCGCTTTTAAAAAATGGTATAGAAATTTCGATTTATGGCGGCATTTTTGAGACTGACTTGCTTGCCATTTATATCTCAAAGCTAGCAAATATTAAATTTGAAAAAAAGCAAATTTTAGATGAGCTACGATCTGAGCAAACGAGCTTTGATAAGGCGTTTTGCTATAAATTTAAGCTTACTGGTGATTTGGTATTTTGTAAAGATGATCAAAATTTTGCTTTAAAAGATGTAGATTTAGATGATGATTTAACTCCGTTTTTTATACCGAACTCATCTGATGATCTTTTCATCTCAACAGCTCCTTGGGCAATGGCTCGCCTAAATCATCTAAAAGAGATAAGCCAAAGTGACTTTAGCAAAGAGTGTGAGCGTATAAAAGACAAGCTATCTATCTATAAAGAAAAAATGGAATTTGGCAAATATATAAAGCTTATAAACGATGAGCTAAAAAGTGCGCTTAAAACACCATTTTGTAATGATTTTTTAAGGCTTGAGATAAAGATCATAAATCCAAATTTTAAAGAAAATGATAGCCTTTTAAATAGCTTTTTTATAGATGATATAAATTTGCTTATCAAATTTTACGAGTCAGGTAGGACGCACGAGCTAACGGATCAGTTTTTGGATGAGGGCAGTGAGAATAAATTCGAAAGACTTGATGTAAGAGATGAGCAAAATAAGAGGCTTGTTAGAGATTTTTTTAAAGCAGAAGAATATCCAAGATCGGCCTTTGCTAGCGACTTTGCTTTAAATTTCTCGCAGCAAATTGCTGTTAATAACATCATTAAAAAATTTAAAGAAAAAAGTGGTGGAATTTATAGCGTAAATGGTGCTCCAGGCACTGGTAAAACAACACTTTTAAAAGATGTAATGGCTGAAGTTGTTACGCTTAGAGCGATGAAGCTCGCACAAATGAGTAGGCATGATATCTTTGCACCAGTTCGAGATAGTAGCGATAAGGTGCTTTATTTTACTCTAAATAAAGAACTCCAGGGCTATGAGATGGTTGTTAGCTCTTGTAATAACGGTGCGGTTGAAATTTTAAGTAAAGAGCTTAGCCAACTAAAAAGTATCGGTAGTTATGCAGGCGAGATTGATTATTTTAAATTTATAGCTACAAGGCTTCTCTCGGCCGATGAAAAGACAAATTTTGGAGAAAAATCTTTTATCTCAAAACCTGCATGGGGGCTTTTTTGCATACCTCTTGGCTCAAAGCAAAATAAGTCAAATTTTGTTTTTAACGCGATTAATGGCGTAAAGATCGAAAAAACACATAGTCAGTTTGAAGATATTTCAAAAGAATTTAAAGAATTTATAGAACAAGATGGCTTTTTAATGGGGCTTGGCAAGTATTTGGCTACTGGCGAAGGAGTTGATGATTACGACGAGGCGAAGGAGAAATTTAATCAAGCCCTACATGAAGTAAATCTACTTTTTAGTGAGATTAGGATCAAAGAAGATGAGCTAAAAAGTATAAATAGTGAGCTTATAAATATCGATAAAAAACTTGATAACTATAATTCGGCAAAGCAAATAGACGAGCTTTTAAAGCCACTAATAGATGAGCTGGATTTGAGCAAAAATGAGCTAGAGCAAAAGGCTACGGAAGCTAACGAGCTAACAAAGCTTATTGTCCAAAATGAAATTTTGCAAGAGTATCTGAGTGCGCCTCCAAAGCCATCATTTTTTATTTTCCAGCAAATTTTAAGGACACAAGCTTTTGAAAAATATAGCAATGAAGCACGAAAAGTTAGTGAGATAAATCGCCAAATAGCTGAGCAAAATTTGAAAGCAAGCAAGCAAAATAGTGAAAATAAAGAGAAGAATGAAGTAAAATTAAACGAACTAAAAGCTCAAATAACTCAGCTTAAAGAGAAAATTTTAGAACTTAACACCAAGATAGACCATCTAAGCAAGCTTAATGATGACTTTATTAGACGTCAAAAATTAATTGGCAGAAGTGAAGAGCTTGATAGCTTTTTAAACAGTAGCTTTAATCAGAGTAATGAAGATATGCAAAAGAATATGCCATTTATGATGGAGCGTGATCTTGATGAGAAATCCCACAAGACGAAGCTTTTTAACGCAAGAATCAAGCTTTTTAAAGAAGCACTTAATCTGCATAAGGCCACTATCTTTGCTTGCAAAGAAGCTGTTAGAACAAATTTACGAGCTCTTAGCGTTATATTTAATGATGAAAAAATGGCTGAGAAAAACGGGCTTGAGGCTAAAGATAGACGTGAAATAATAAAAGGATTATTTTTACTAACGCCAGTTGTTAGTTCTACTTTCGCATCTTTTAATAATACCTTTAAAGAGCTACTAAATGGCGATATAGGTTTGCTTTTAATAGATGAGGCAGGGCAGGCAAATTTAACTAACGCATTAGGCGCACTACTTCGCTCAAAGATGGCTGTTGTAGTTGGTGATCCACTTCAACTTGAGCCTGTTGTAACATTACCACTAGCTTTAAATAATGCTATTTTGCGCTACTGTGATGCAAAGGATGAGTTTAATCTACTAAAATCATCAGTTCAACTTCGAGCCGATAAAGTACAAAATATTGGTACATATATAAAAGGAGAGGGTAAGTCCATTTGGGTTGGTTCGCCACTTATCGTTCATAGAAGGTGCGCCAACCCTATGTTTAAAATTTCAAACGAAACAACATATGATGATATGATGATGCTTGGTAGAAGTAGTGAAAGTAAACTTAGCGATCCTAACATCAAAACAGAATGGATTGATGTTAGTAGTGATGAATGGATAGGTAATTATAATAAAGCTGAAGGCATGATCGTTAAAGAGCTTTTAGATAGTAAGCTAGCCAAGCTAAAAGATAGCGTTAAAATAATAACACCTTTTAAAGATGTTTGTAAAAATTTAAAAGAGGCCGGTACTATTCACACCATGCAAGGCAAAGAAGCCGATGTTATTATCTTTGTCCTTGGCGGTGCTACAAAAGGTGCTAGAGCATGGGCTGCTAGTACGCCAAATTTACTAAATGTAGCACTAACAAGAGCAAAAGAGGTTGTTTATATAGTTGGCAACCGAGAAAATTGGTCTAATTTACCATATTTTGAGGTAGCAGCTAGAAAAATAGATAAAGGACAGATTTGAATCATTTTGCAAAACGCATAATCTCATGCCTTGATGTAAAAGATGGCAGAGTTGTAAAGGGTGTAAATTTCGTAGGACTTGTTGACGCTGGAGATCCTGTCGAGATAGCTAAAAGATACAATGACGAGGGTGCTGATGAGCTTTGCTTTTTAGATATCACTGCCTCTCATCTTGGGCGTGATACGATAGTTGATGTCGTAAAAAAGGTCGCAAGTAAGCTTTTTATCCCACTAACAGTTGGCGGCGGTATACGCACGTTAGATGATATATCACGGCTTTTAAATGCTGGCTGCGATAAAGTAAGCTTAAATT
This Campylobacter concisus DNA region includes the following protein-coding sequences:
- a CDS encoding DEAD/DEAH box helicase, whose protein sequence is MSKANTLKYFLLSQFLEPKTLDEPKKTNTKFKKSIDLDIANFDEKFMQILRAFDSSLLKNGIEISIYGGIFETDLLAIYISKLANIKFEKKQILDELRSEQTSFDKAFCYKFKLTGDLVFCKDDQNFALKDVDLDDDLTPFFIPNSSDDLFISTAPWAMARLNHLKEISQSDFSKECERIKDKLSIYKEKMEFGKYIKLINDELKSALKTPFCNDFLRLEIKIINPNFKENDSLLNSFFIDDINLLIKFYESGRTHELTDQFLDEGSENKFERLDVRDEQNKRLVRDFFKAEEYPRSAFASDFALNFSQQIAVNNIIKKFKEKSGGIYSVNGAPGTGKTTLLKDVMAEVVTLRAMKLAQMSRHDIFAPVRDSSDKVLYFTLNKELQGYEMVVSSCNNGAVEILSKELSQLKSIGSYAGEIDYFKFIATRLLSADEKTNFGEKSFISKPAWGLFCIPLGSKQNKSNFVFNAINGVKIEKTHSQFEDISKEFKEFIEQDGFLMGLGKYLATGEGVDDYDEAKEKFNQALHEVNLLFSEIRIKEDELKSINSELINIDKKLDNYNSAKQIDELLKPLIDELDLSKNELEQKATEANELTKLIVQNEILQEYLSAPPKPSFFIFQQILRTQAFEKYSNEARKVSEINRQIAEQNLKASKQNSENKEKNEVKLNELKAQITQLKEKILELNTKIDHLSKLNDDFIRRQKLIGRSEELDSFLNSSFNQSNEDMQKNMPFMMERDLDEKSHKTKLFNARIKLFKEALNLHKATIFACKEAVRTNLRALSVIFNDEKMAEKNGLEAKDRREIIKGLFLLTPVVSSTFASFNNTFKELLNGDIGLLLIDEAGQANLTNALGALLRSKMAVVVGDPLQLEPVVTLPLALNNAILRYCDAKDEFNLLKSSVQLRADKVQNIGTYIKGEGKSIWVGSPLIVHRRCANPMFKISNETTYDDMMMLGRSSESKLSDPNIKTEWIDVSSDEWIGNYNKAEGMIVKELLDSKLAKLKDSVKIITPFKDVCKNLKEAGTIHTMQGKEADVIIFVLGGATKGARAWAASTPNLLNVALTRAKEVVYIVGNRENWSNLPYFEVAARKIDKGQI
- the rsmA gene encoding 16S rRNA (adenine(1518)-N(6)/adenine(1519)-N(6))-dimethyltransferase RsmA; this translates as MIKAKKHFGQNFLQDKATLDKIIQAIPNDVANVVEIGPGLGDLTFRLLQIYKTTCFEIDCELFQILKAKFANEIQNGQLKLFCKDALEQWQQEGGLSSENYFLVANLPYYVATKMILNAVDDEKCLGLIVMIQKEVALKFSAKSKDKEFSSLSILASLQGRCELLFDVDAKLFNPPPKVTSSVIKLQKTKKIFGKDGIFKDARQYEAFKAFLRAAFASPRKTLLKNLSTNFDKNALEEIFESLALNQNLRPHELDVDSYLKVFERLKEDNERQKRRESCN
- a CDS encoding ribonuclease J, giving the protein MNDKNEEKVVTNQSKNNKRRRFRPKNKPKQEGETTEQTSLASKSVIDNFFAAEQAETETHAEPKSQNSRPKKPRNNKNQNKNGENNKPKEQKQESQETKTKTQEQKEKPKKTKKPKKNLPAKLNGNEQWQQDIASAMVANKAVHELRLEPMKYLNSSEHKIRITPLGGLGEIGGNMTVFETETSAIIVDIGMSFPSESMHGVDILIPDFDYVRKIKDKIKGVIITHAHEDHIGAVPYFYKEFKFPIYATPLPLGMINNKFEEHGLKQERSLFRSVEKRKPYLIGDFEVEWIHITHSIIDASALTITTKAGTIIHTGDFKIDHTPIDGYPTDLGRLAYYGERGVLCLMSDSTNSYREGFTKSESSVGKTFDAIFSKAKGRVIMSTFSSNIHRVYQAIEWGLKYNRKVCVIGRSMERNLYTAMELGYIKLDKKIFIDANEVGKFKDNEVLIVTTGSQGETMSALYRMATDEHKYIKIKPTDQIIISSKAIPGNENSVSTVLNFLLKSGASVAYQDFSEIHVSGHAAQEEQKLMLRLIKPKFFLPVHGEYNHIAKHKETAISCGVDERNVYLMSDGDQMEVCQKYLKRVKTVKTGKVFIDNQINKQIADDVVIDRQNLAEAGVVMIIAQISRHGAKLINKPRVISYGLVGDKQDAEFRKEMEGVLEQYLSNVKEELLKDSRLLESQVRQVIRKHIFRKVKKYPTIVPIIYLM